ATCCCGTTTTTCTATATCCTCTCTGTTTATGGCAATATATTTAGACCCTGAAAAGTTGAATCCATAATCACTGAACATGAAACAAAAAATAACACTGGCATAAGCAAGGCTATACAAACCAAAACATGCCAACCCAAGTGTTTTTACTAAAAAAGGAAATACCAGTAAAGGTATTATTAGATTAAAAAACTGATTGGTAAATAAATACAAGAAATTCCTAAAAACTATTGAATTTCCTATTTTCATTTTAAAGAGGTTTTTTGGCAATGCAAACGGTTAAATATCCTTCAAAATGCATGAATTTATCCAGAAATAAAAAGAATTTACTGGTAATTTTATACTTCGTTATCCATTGTCCAAATAATGAATCGCGATCCATAGTGATTCTTTCAACATACTCTAAACCGGCCGCTTCCATTTCGTCTTTTAGGGAGTAAAACTTGTATTCTTTAGGCCATGGCCAAACTTTTTTACCAAGCATTCTTCCAATTAAATACGATAATCTGTAAGGGAGTGTATGGTGATTGGGATATGCCACAATAACATATCCTCCTTTTTTAGTTATGCGGGCATACGAAATAATGGCCTTAGTTCTTACTTCTTTTGTATAATGTTCAATAACTCCCGAGTTATAAGCTAAATCATAGGTGTTATCTGCAATTGAGTTCATGGTAAACATGTCTTCACAAATACAATTTGTTCCGTTAAAGTTTAAATCCGCACAAACTTTTTCCACTTTTTCAAGTATGGTGTGATCGTAATCCAAAAAGGTAGCTTGCTCCAAATTTTTGCTAAGTAGCATCAGGCTTATTCCGGCTTCACAGCCAATTTCAATAGCATTTTTAAAATGGTTTTCTTTAACTGTTTTTTGGAGTAACGAATTTAATTCTACTTGAAAATTTGTCGGATTAGTAAAAGAATGTTTTATGTGGTCAATGCTTATGCCTTTTGAATAATCAAGCCAAGCTTGTTTTTGGTTATCTTCCATATTGATATAAAATAAAAAACCCTTAAACGTTAAATTAATTACAACATTTTTAGGTTTGTACAAACCGTATTATTTAAATTACGGTATTTGGGAAATTTTATGGTTTAACGATAAAAATTAGACCATCAATTTCTTTCTCTTTTCAATTTCGGGCAAATATAAGTATAAAAAGGCTTTCTTCTGTAAAATGAAAAACCATAAACAGTAATTATCTGCTTATGGTTATTTAATCGTTAAGCTATATACTGTTACAATCTACTTAGATGTTGACAATCTTTTTAATAAATTTGACATATTCTCTTCATGAGGGTAGAGAGAAGGGAAGGTTCTTACATTATCTTTAACCAATGCTTTGATAACTCCTGTTTTGTAATCATAAGTACATTTACTGTCATCTTGTCTGAAGAAAATCCCTAAATCAGGACCTGATATTTTTTCAGATTTGTCAAAATATGAAAATGTAGCCGAATTAAAAACAATATCTTCCTGAGTTTTATTTACTCCAAAATCTAAACGCAATTGTGAAGGATAAACATCAGCCGGAAGATTAAAGACTACATCTTGAGGTGTATTACTGCCCTTCACATCCACCCAAATTGGTTGAATTTTTGTGAAATCAGCGGTACCATCTTCTGTGTAGAAGATACTAAATGAATCATCTTTTTTAACGGTTGCATTTACAACTACTTTAAATCCCTGTTCTTTCACAGGATCCTGAGCAGTTGCGTTAGCAGACTTATCGTCCTTACAGCTTGTAAGCAGTACTGAAAATAATATAACTGCTGCAAAAAACTTTGTTCTCATGTTTGTTATTTTTTAGTTTACAAAACTAATTTTTTTTTTTATATTAAAAGTTATCGGTGACTTTTTAGACTGAATTGTAATTATTTTTATATTTTTTTAAATATAGTTTACTTTTGCTCATAAAGATTTTTACTTTTTAACTTTTAGCGAAACATTATGAACTTTAAGACGCACAATAAAAATTTTAAATTACTGTTTTTCTCCATTGCCATCTCATTTGTGACTTATGGGTTTGGACTAACAAACTATTCTTTGAGTATTGATAGTGAAAGTCCCGTTTATGGCGATTTTTCTATGGATTTAGGCAGATGGGGGACAAATCTTGTTCGTTACCGTCTTTTTGAAGGTCACACGCCTTATTTTACGCTATTACTTGGTTTATTGTTGTTGAGTGTTACTGCTGTTGAGCTGAGTAAGCTATTCAAGTTAAATCACATTTATTCCTATCTCTTCTGCGCGATTTTTTTATCTTTTCCTCAAATGTCTTATCAATTGATATTTACCATGCAGGCAGATGTTGTCCCATTGGGCTTTCTGCTTTCTGTTGTAGGGGTTAATTTATTTTTGCAAAGTACACATAATTTTTTTTCCGTTAAGTCATTGGGGTTCTTTTTGGCTTCAGCATTGGTTTTAATGTTTGTGATTTCCATCTATCAGGCACTTATTTTTTTACCAATTATCCTTTTCTTGATTCTTTTTCTCCAAAGTTGTGATTTGGAAGATTTCAAATTTAAAAACGAATTCTTAAAAGGAATTCAGTTTAGTGCATTGTTGATTTTATCGGCTCTGCTTTATTACATATCTGTAAAATTATTATGTCCTCCGGTTGAAGGAGGCTATTTATCTTCCTATACCTCAGGAGATTCCAGTAACCGTTTTTCAAATTTCTACCAGCTTTGGACAAACAACTTAAAAGGAAAATTTTATTACGGCGAAAGAACCTATTTACTGTCGTCTCTTATAGGAATGGCATTACTGATTAAATTTGGCATTCAGAAAAAACTTTTCATTTACAGGTTTATTGCGTTATTCTTTATTCTTTTAGTTCCATTTTTCATTTCTTTTTTTATTACCAACAACACAAATCCTCCTAGAATTTATGTAGCTAGCGGCATCGTTTTTGCCTTTTTGTTTGCTTATTTTTCGAAAGAATTGAAAGCTGAAAAGATTGTTGTAATAGCTTGTTCACTTATCTTTTTGACCCATTTGTATTTTATAACCCAATTGTTTTATTCAAACTATAAAATTTACAATCACGACAAAGAAATTGCCAAGAAGATAGATTACACAATTCAAACAAAATACCCAACATTTGATGCTAATGTAAATTATGTGTATTTCTTTGGGGGGCTGCCATATGAACACCATGAAAAATATAGATTACCAAATTCTGAGGTCTTTGGAGGATCTTTATTTTCTTGGGATAATGGAAATAATTATCGAATAGTTAATTTTTTCAAATTTACAGATATCGCTTATTATAAATTTATTGATAATAAAGAAACCTACAGCAAAATTAAAGATTCAATGGCAACTATGCCTATTTGGCCTAATCCCGAATCTGTAAAAATGATTAGTAATGTAATTGTTGTAAAATTAGGAGCTCAAAAAGGCGCTCCTTTACCAGGCAATATTGATAATTAATAATATGCAAAAACCCATTATAGGCATCATTTCCCCTTGTTATAACGAGGAATTGGTATTAAATGAAACTACTGTTCAAATCAATACAATCATTTCTGATTTAATTTCAAGGAACATTGTTTCTGAAAAGAGCTTTGCGGTCTTTGTTGATGACGGAAGTAAAGATAAAACCTGGGAGCTTATCGAAGAAAAAGCTGCTGGATTACTACATGTAAAAGGATTAAAATTAGCCGGGAACGTAGGCCATCAGAATGCGCTTCTTGCCGGATTGATGGCTTTTAAAGATGAAGCCGATGCTTTAATTTCGATAGATGCCGATTTACAGGATGATGTTCGCGTAATTGAAGAGATGATCCTTAAATTCAAGCTTGGCGTTGATGTAGTTTATGGTGTCAGAAAAGAAAGACCAACAGATACTTTTTTTAAGAAAAACACAGCTTTGCTTTTCTACAACCTAATGAAAATAATGAAAGTAAACATTGTTTACAACCACGCTGATTACAGGTTATGCAGCAAAAGGGTTTTGAACTCTTTGTCAGAGTTTGGCGAAGTCAATCTATTCTTAAGAGGAATTATCCCTACAATTGGCTTTACTAAAGAAAATGTTTATTATGACCGTTTAGAGCGTTTTGCTGGAGAATCTAAATACCCTTTGAGAAAAATGCTCACATTTGCCTGGAATGGTATTACTTCTTTTAGCAATTATCCTTTGCGATTGGTAACCATTATTGGCTTTGTCATTTTTTTCTTTTGCCTTCTAATGTCTGGATATGCCTTATTTTCACTTTACCGGCATAATGTTGTTCCAGGATGGTTGTCTACCGTTTTACCTATGTATTTTTTAGGTGGAGTTCAATTATTTTGTTTCGGAATCCTTGGCGAGTATATTGGCAAAATTTACCT
Above is a genomic segment from Flavobacterium phycosphaerae containing:
- a CDS encoding class I SAM-dependent methyltransferase yields the protein MEDNQKQAWLDYSKGISIDHIKHSFTNPTNFQVELNSLLQKTVKENHFKNAIEIGCEAGISLMLLSKNLEQATFLDYDHTILEKVEKVCADLNFNGTNCICEDMFTMNSIADNTYDLAYNSGVIEHYTKEVRTKAIISYARITKKGGYVIVAYPNHHTLPYRLSYLIGRMLGKKVWPWPKEYKFYSLKDEMEAAGLEYVERITMDRDSLFGQWITKYKITSKFFLFLDKFMHFEGYLTVCIAKKPL
- a CDS encoding glucosyltransferase domain-containing protein, whose amino-acid sequence is MNFKTHNKNFKLLFFSIAISFVTYGFGLTNYSLSIDSESPVYGDFSMDLGRWGTNLVRYRLFEGHTPYFTLLLGLLLLSVTAVELSKLFKLNHIYSYLFCAIFLSFPQMSYQLIFTMQADVVPLGFLLSVVGVNLFLQSTHNFFSVKSLGFFLASALVLMFVISIYQALIFLPIILFLILFLQSCDLEDFKFKNEFLKGIQFSALLILSALLYYISVKLLCPPVEGGYLSSYTSGDSSNRFSNFYQLWTNNLKGKFYYGERTYLLSSLIGMALLIKFGIQKKLFIYRFIALFFILLVPFFISFFITNNTNPPRIYVASGIVFAFLFAYFSKELKAEKIVVIACSLIFLTHLYFITQLFYSNYKIYNHDKEIAKKIDYTIQTKYPTFDANVNYVYFFGGLPYEHHEKYRLPNSEVFGGSLFSWDNGNNYRIVNFFKFTDIAYYKFIDNKETYSKIKDSMATMPIWPNPESVKMISNVIVVKLGAQKGAPLPGNIDN
- a CDS encoding glycosyltransferase family 2 protein — protein: MQKPIIGIISPCYNEELVLNETTVQINTIISDLISRNIVSEKSFAVFVDDGSKDKTWELIEEKAAGLLHVKGLKLAGNVGHQNALLAGLMAFKDEADALISIDADLQDDVRVIEEMILKFKLGVDVVYGVRKERPTDTFFKKNTALLFYNLMKIMKVNIVYNHADYRLCSKRVLNSLSEFGEVNLFLRGIIPTIGFTKENVYYDRLERFAGESKYPLRKMLTFAWNGITSFSNYPLRLVTIIGFVIFFFCLLMSGYALFSLYRHNVVPGWLSTVLPMYFLGGVQLFCFGILGEYIGKIYLEVKKRPRYFIDKRVD